DNA sequence from the Meleagris gallopavo isolate NT-WF06-2002-E0010 breed Aviagen turkey brand Nicholas breeding stock unplaced genomic scaffold, Turkey_5.1 ChrUn_random_7180001830055, whole genome shotgun sequence genome:
CTGCCCTGTGTGAGCACCAGCATCCACCACTGCTTCCTGGCTCAGCTTGGGGAAAGGGTGAGTGACTGGCCCTCCTGTGGCTGGCTCTGGAGTGGGTCTCCCAGGCAGGAGAGCAAGGTGCTGCAACAACGACAGAGGCTATGGTCCTGCTGCATGTAGAGCAGTCCCTAGTCACTCGCTTTGTTCTGCTAGGGCATCGTCTCTCTCACGCTTCATCTTGTGGCTTTCCATTGCAGGCTCATCTCTCTCACCAAGATGTCTTGCTACGACCTGTGCCCACCAAAAACCAGCGTTGCCGTGCCCCAGCCCATCGCTGAGAGCTGCAACGAGCTGTGCGCGCGCCAGTGCCCCGACTCAACGGCCTTCATCCAGCCACCGCCCGTTGTCGTCACCTTCCCCGgccccatcctcagctccttcccccagcaAGCCGTGGTGGGCTCCTCCGGAGCACCCGCCTTTGGGGGCTCCCTGGGGCTGGGGGGCCTCTACGGTGCCGGGGCCACTCAGGGCTCGGGGGGCCTCTGCACCTTTGGCAGACCCTACgcttctcctgcctgcagcccctgccccttGCCCCGCTACAGCAGGAAGTTCTGGGACACCTGTGGGCCCTGCTAAACCCAGCCGCAAgactcctctcctcttccttcctcattCTCTGTGCTGATCTGTGATGCCCACTTTGTCTTTTATGGCCCTGAACTGGGCCCTGTGCTGGCCACTGCCTTGAAGATGCCTCAAGAAACACTGCTCCTGAAGGCCCCAGGCACCTCCTTCCTGCCTTGGACTGCAGTACGTCTTTATCTTGTGTCCTTTCCTGTCTTTACAATAAAATTATATGCATCCAATGTTTGAATCTTGGGCTTCTCTTCCTGGGCACAATGGCTGCCCCAGGGCTCCCTTCTCCCATGCATAGGCCCCACACCTGGCCCCAAACTGGCTCTCAGCCCCCAGCTTAGCCAGTCTGTGTTTCCATGGGTCAAA
Encoded proteins:
- the LOC104915606 gene encoding scale keratin-like, with the protein product MSCYDLCPPKTSVAVPQPIAESCNELCARQCPDSTAFIQPPPVVVTFPGPILSSFPQQAVVGSSGAPAFGGSLGLGGLYGAGATQGSGGLCTFGRPYASPACSPCPLPRYSRKFWDTCGPC